From the genome of Pseudomonas sp. PDM14:
GACCGAGTTCATTGATGATGAGTTGCCCACCTACGCCTCGGCGCTGGCGTTTCAGCTGTTCTTCTCGCTGTTCCCGTTCCTGCTGTTCCTGATCGCCATCATCAGCGTGCTCGACATGCAGCCGTTCTTCGACTGGCTGCGCGAGCAAGCAGCGCTGGTGTTACCGCAGGCGGCGATGGAGCTGGTCGACCCGATTATCTCCCAGTTGCAGACGCAGAAGGCCGGTCTGTTCTCCATGGGTATCGTGCTGGCGCTGTGGACGGCCTCGGCGGCGGTGCGCTCGACCATGGCGGCGATGAACAAGGCGTACGGCGTGGAGGACGCGCGCCCGGCCTGGAAGCGCATTCCGCTGTCGGTGCTCTACACCGTGGCGGTGGCGGGGCTGCTGCTGACCGCGGCGGCGCTGATGGTCACCGGGCCGCAGGCGATGAACTGGCTGGCGCAGCAGGTCGGCCTTGAGCAGGTGGTGGTGGTGCTGTGGACCTGGCTGCGCTGGCCGGTGGCGGTGGTCATGCTGATCGCGGTGGTGGCCGCCGTGTACTACCTGGCGCCGGACGTGAAGCAGGAGTTCCGCTTCATCACCCCCGGCTCGGTGCTGGCGGTGGCGGTGTGGATCATTGCCTCGCTGGGCTTCGGCTTCTACGCGCAGAATTTCGCCAACTACAACGCCACCTACGGCAGCATCGGCGCGATCATCATCTTCCTGCTCTACCTGTACATTTCCTCGGCGGTGCTGCTGTTCGGCGCCGAATTGAATGCGGTGATCGAGCATCACGCGCGTGAAGGCAAGGACCCGGGCGAAAAGGTGGCCTCGGCCTGAGGCGATCTGAGCCTACGGGACTGGCGTGAGGTAGGGTGAAGCGCGCTCGGGCCAGTTCAGCGTGCCGTCATCGCTGAAACGCACGGTGCCGAACAGGCCGTTGGCCAGTTTGCCGCTGACCCGATAGGGCAGGCCTTCACCCTGCTGATACCCTGCGGCGGCCCAGGCCTGGCGCATGGCAGCCAGCGCGGTGATGCTCACCGGCACACGAATCAGCGCCTCGCCGAAGCGCGGCACGTGACCGGCCTGAGGACTGACGCCGCTGGCCAGGGAGCGGTGGTTGACCTCCAGGTCCAATGCCACACCGTTGTAGGTAATGGCGCTTTCATTCGGGTTCTGCACGCGTAGCACGGCTGCGAAGCGCACCTCCAGGCCTTGCCCGGGGAGCGGTTCGAGGCCGGTCAGTTCGACGCGTACGGGGTCGCGAGGTGTCAGGGTGCTGCAGCCGCTCACGACGAGCAGGGCGCCGAGC
Proteins encoded in this window:
- a CDS encoding YihY/virulence factor BrkB family protein; this encodes MLFPDLRGVSLWTIGKRTVTEFIDDELPTYASALAFQLFFSLFPFLLFLIAIISVLDMQPFFDWLREQAALVLPQAAMELVDPIISQLQTQKAGLFSMGIVLALWTASAAVRSTMAAMNKAYGVEDARPAWKRIPLSVLYTVAVAGLLLTAAALMVTGPQAMNWLAQQVGLEQVVVVLWTWLRWPVAVVMLIAVVAAVYYLAPDVKQEFRFITPGSVLAVAVWIIASLGFGFYAQNFANYNATYGSIGAIIIFLLYLYISSAVLLFGAELNAVIEHHAREGKDPGEKVASA
- a CDS encoding LEA type 2 family protein, coding for MLPSQRLVTAGLLGALLVVSGCSTLTPRDPVRVELTGLEPLPGQGLEVRFAAVLRVQNPNESAITYNGVALDLEVNHRSLASGVSPQAGHVPRFGEALIRVPVSITALAAMRQAWAAAGYQQGEGLPYRVSGKLANGLFGTVRFSDDGTLNWPERASPYLTPVP